A genome region from Melospiza melodia melodia isolate bMelMel2 chromosome 28, bMelMel2.pri, whole genome shotgun sequence includes the following:
- the GOLT1A gene encoding LOW QUALITY PROTEIN: vesicle transport protein GOT1A (The sequence of the model RefSeq protein was modified relative to this genomic sequence to represent the inferred CDS: deleted 2 bases in 2 codons) translates to MVALSDFQRIGVGLVGFGLFFLLFGILLYFDSVLLAFGNLLFLSGLVFIIGFRRTFTFFLQRPKLKGTSFFFGGLVVVLMRWPILGMLLEAYGFISLFRTFFPVAFGFLGSLANIPLLSQLLQKMGDSGSMV, encoded by the exons ATGGTGGCCCTGAGCGACTTCCAGC GGATCGGAGTGGGCCTGGTTGGCTTCggcctcttcttcctcctttttgGGATCCTCCTGTACTTCGACTCGGTGCTCCTGGCTTTTGGGAAC ctcctcttcctctctgGCTTGGTCTTCATCATCGGCTTCCGGAGG ACCTTCACCTTCTTC CTCCAGCGGCCCAAGCTGAAGGGCACCAGCTTCTTCTTCGGGGGGCTCGTCGTGGTCCTCATGCGGTGGCCGATCCTGGGCATGCTGCTGGAGGCCTACGGCTTCATCTCCCTCTTCAG GACCTTCTTCCCAGTGGCTTTCGGGTTTTTGGGCTCGCTGGCAAACATCCCTCTGCTGAGCCAG CTCCTGCAGAAGATGGGGGACAGCGGCTCCATGGTGTGA